DNA sequence from the Halocalculus aciditolerans genome:
CTCCCCGAGAGCAGAGCGGGAGACACTCCACGTTGCGTCGCTGACCGGCCCATCGACGCCAGCACCATCGATCTCGCACAGCTACACGTCGCTGGCAGCCTACGAGGAGTGCCCGCGGAGTCACTACCTGGACTACGTGGTCAACGCGTTCCCCGACTATCAGGAGCCTGCGGCCAAGAGCGATGCCGGGAGCGGTGTCTCACAACGTGACATCGGGTTGCTGTTTCACGACACCGCAGAGCAAGCCGCGAACCAAGACGTGAAACAGCGTGAGGAGTGGTACGAGATCTGCGACCGTCTCGCCAGTCAGCGCCGCGTCGAGGACGCGCTCCCGGCCGCAAAACAGTGTATCGACCGGTACTTCGAGTTAGACCTTCCCAGTTACGAGATCGTTGACGCGGAGCGGGAGTTCGAACTCGATATCGACGGCCACGATCTCGTCGGGTACATCGACGCCGTCTACCGGACGCCGGACGATGAGCTCGTCGTCATCGACTACAAGGCCACCGAACGGCACCGCGATTTGGACGACGACAAGCAGCTCCCGATCTATCTGTTGGCGTGCCGTGACCTGTACGACGAGCCAGTGACGCGTGCTGGGTACGCGTACGTCGGCGAAATCGGGCCGAAGATCGAATCCCGAACGTTCAGCGATGATGACCTGGCGGCAGTCAGGGACGACGTGACGGCGTCGATGACCCGCATTGCCGAGTTCACGTTCGGTCGGTACACTGCTGGTGAGCACTGCCAGTGGTGCCAACACAACCAACTGACTTGTGCGCCGGGGTCGTTCACTGTCGGTCCTGGATTTGAGGAGTGACCAGTGCTGTTTCGTCTGAATCTGTCGCCGGGCGTGGTTCGGCAGGCTGTTCGCAGTCCGAGGAACGGGCGGTTGGGGCTGGGTGACCGAACGCTTAAGTCATTATCGTAGTAATCATTATCTAGAGTATGACCTTCTACGACCGGGAGGCGGAACTCGATACACTCACCGACGCGAGGGAGTCCCCTGGTTCGGACTTCATCGTCGTGTACGGGCGACGTCGCGTCGGGAAGACGGAGCTCCTCAAAGAGTTCTGTGCTGACCGTCCCCACATTTACTTCCTCGCCGCGCAGGAGGCCGAGCATAGACAGCGAGAGAAGTTCCTCGACCAGATCGCAGGCCACTTCGACGAGCGCGTCCCGCGAATCGACGGGTGGGACGAGGCGTTCGAGTATCTCGGGGAGCAACTCCAGCAGGAGGATCTCGTCATCGTCATCGATGAGTTCCCGTATCTCGTTGCAGAGAACGATTCACTCCCGTCGTACGTGCAAGGGTTCGTCGACCAGGAGCTCGACGGGACGGATTCGATGCTCGTCCTCTGTGGGTCGAGCGTGAGTACGATGGAGTCAGAGATCCTGGGCCACGAGAGTCCACTGTACGGGCGACGAACGGCGCAGCTCGACGTGACGCCGTTTTCGTTTCGACAAGCCCGAGAGGTCATCTCGTACGACATCCAGGATGCGATTCGCTCGTATGCCGTCACGGGTGGTACCCCGATGTACCTCACGCTGTTCGACTACACGCAGTCGCTCGCGGCGAACATTCGGTCGCACGTGCTGTCACCGTCTGCGGTGCTGTACAACGAGCCGGAGTTCCTTCTGCGGACCGAGCTTCGGAACCCGGCGCGGTACATGAGCATTCTCGAAGCGGTCGCGCTCGGTCATACGACACCGAACGAGATCTCCGGCGCAACGGGGATTGACGCGGGACCTCTCTCGAAGTATCTCCAGACACTGCGCCGACTCAGGCTCATCGAGCGAGACGTCCCAGTCACGGCTTCGGGGAAGAAATCGAAGCGGTCGCGGTACCGGGTGGCCGACGAATTCCTTCGGTTCTGGTTTCGGTATGTCGAGCCGAATCGATCCAGTATCGAGGAGGCACCGGAGATCGTATACGACGGGACAATCCAGCCGGACCTCCCAACGCACGTCGCAACCACGTTCGAAGACGTGTGTCAAGAAGCCGTCTGGGAAGGGATTCGACGCGGCACGTTCGACACGTACTCGGAGGTTGGTCGCTGGTGGTACGGGGAGGAAGAGATCGACATCGTCGGGCTGGCACCGAACGAGGACCGAGTGCTCCTCGCCGAATGTAAGTGGACGACAGATCCAGTTGGGGAAGACCTCGTCGAGAGCCTCCGAGCGAAGGCCGAGCACGTCCGGTGGGGACCGGCTGACCGAGACGAACGGTTCGCCCTGTTCTCCAAAAGCGGGTTCGTCGACGGGCTCGAAGAACACCTCGACGACTCCTGGTCACTGCTCAGCGTAACGGATATCGACGATCTCCTCACGCCAGCGTGAGTGCGCCTGTCTCTAGGTCCTGGAGATCGTGTCGTTGAGTGTGTTGTGTGAGTGTCGTCTTCCATAGTCCGTACATCCTCGGCGATGTAGTGGGATTACGAAGGTTTCATCGAGGATGGCGGGGATTCCGGGTGGTGCGCGCGGTGTGGTGAGTGATTCACCGTCTTTTCGCGGGTGAAGAGGTACGTATATTGTCATGATATGCGATATGGTCGTACTGTCAGTCGGCTGCCCGTGCTGTCAGTCCGGATTTTGGCTTCTAACGGCCTGCCTCGGTAGAAATCAGGGTTTCCGAGGGCGAGGTTTTAAATACAACTGGCGGTTGTGCCGGTGTGCAATGCAACGCGTCATCAACAGGAAACTGTACGATACCGACGAAGCCGAACAGATCGCACAACACGCTCCCAACACGGACCGAGGGGACTACCACTACCTCATCGAAACGCTGTACAAAACCTCGGATGAGGAGCCAGAGTACTTCCTCCACTGCGAGGGCGGTGCAGCAACCGAATACTCGGACCCGTACGAAGGCGGCCGGACCAGCGGAGAAGAACTCAACCTGGTCGATCCAGAGACCGCGCTAGACTGGTGCGAGGAACGCGCCATCGACGGCGAGATCATCGTCGAGGAATTCGGCGAGTTGATCGAAACGTAGTGCGAGCGGCTGCCTCGGAACCCACTCTCTGAGTGGTCGGCGTACTGCGGATCGTTCCCGCAGCGAGGTATATGGGAGACCCAGTAGAAAGCCCTCACCTTCACCGTCGAAGGCCGGGTTGCAATGTTCGTCGATATCCATCGACCTCTATCCCGTCCCTAGTAACGAGCGGCGGGATAGAACACTCTCCAGTCACTCCAGTGGGAGGAGACGCACGTCGGAACGAACAGATAGACGCCGTGATCCAGCAACTCACGAGAGACGGTCATAACATTCCGTCACCATTCTCGAAACGAGAACTGTACCGCACTGCCGCCGACGTCGGAATTGCAGTGTGGAAGCCAGACGTCAAGGCGCGATTCACTGACCGAGTGCTTGATCAACTCCACTACGAATGGGACCCAGTCTCCCAATCATTCATTCCTGCAGTCACGGAGGAGCTCGTCGACGACATTCAACTAGCAGCTAGTACCATCACCCCGTCATTCGATACGGAATTGTCGGAGTCACTTCGCACACGAGTTGAGGCGTGGTGCGATCTCCACGGTTTCGATACGTTCGAAACCGGGACGGTGCAGAGAACTGTCGCGCGGCACGCCGTCCTGAGTGTTCTACTGAAAGCGGCATTGTACGAATGGTATCAGCACCGGGGTGATGTTCCGCCTCTTTCAGAGACGATACAACAGGCGTTTCGAAACGCGAGTGAGCGAACAGATAACCCGGCGTTCGATACGTTCGTTCTCGACGACATCGCCGAGTTAGCTGATGAGACCGTACTTGCCTCCGTAGTTACTCACAGGGATCGCTTGCTCTACTCCAACCAACCAGCTGCAGACATCGGCCGGATCTACGCGGCAGTGACACCGAGCGAATACCGACAGTCGCTGGGGCAGTTCAGGACACCCCCCGAAATCGCGGAAGCCATGCAGTCTTGGGCCGCCCGCGGTGACTGTCACCTCCTCGATCCGGGGATGGGGGCAGGAATACTGTCGAGTTCGTACCATCCACGCTGGGTTCTGAACACTGAACCAGCGCACGTCAACGGAATCGACCGCAGCCCTCTCTCACTCGTTATGGGTGCGACTGCGTTAACCCTCTCCGGACAGGCGAATAAACCACAGACAAGCGATTTCCTCGATGTTCGGCCGGACGACCTACAACGAGACGTCGAGGGTGTCGTCTGCAATCCGCCGTACACAAGCGGTGACGCGCTACCAAAGCAGTACAAAGACCGGATTAACGCGAACATAGAGGAATCAACGGGGATCGAGATCAGTGCTCGGTCACCGCTCTACACGTACTTCCTGTACCACGCTCGCTCGTTCTTGTCCTCGGGTGACCGTGCGGCGTTCCTTACACCGGACAGCTTCCTCACGAGGGCGTATGGCACATCACTCAAACAGTTCTTGCTTGATGAGTTCTCGATCAAGGCACTCGTCCAATTCAACCCCGACGGTGACTCGGTTTTTGAGGACGCGCAGGTCACTGCCCTCCTTAGCTTCTTAGAAACGAGCGCCACCGGCGAGGAGTCCCTCACGCGGTTCATTCGTGTCGACGAGTCTGTTGATGCGAGTACCCTTCGTGACGCGGTCCGGAACGGTGACCAAGGTGAGACTGAGTGGGGAACGATCAATCACGTGCCGCAAGCGGATCTCGCGGACAGAGAAAACTGGGCGGCGTTATTCGCGCCGTGCGACGTCGATACAAGCGCACTCACGTCCTTGAACGAGCTCGCCACAATCCATCGCGGGAAATCCACCGGTGATGTGAATTTCTTCTGCCTCACCAGAAACGACGTTGATGAGTACGGAATTTCAGAAGAACACTTGTCACGACTCATTCGTCAACCAGCGGTCGTCACTGGCTACGACTTCACCGCCGAAGACTGGGAGAACTTACGAGGTGCTGGCGAGGAGGTGTGGCTGCTCGACCCAGACGAGCTGCCAAAAATCAAGAACTGTCAATACGACTTCGAGCATCAGGTACTGTTCGACCCGGACTCGCTCCCGAGGAACAGCGACGATGAAGTACTGAATATCGTGTCGTACCTACGGGAGAGTGTACACAAGTCCCTCAGGGCAAACGTAATCGACAAGCGTCAATACTGGTATCGGCCACGTAGACAACCCTCGCCACAAGTCTTAGTGCAAGACGCAGGGCGGGACGGATTCAGGTTCGTCCTCAACGAGACCTCGGCGCGGAACATCAATAACTTCCGTGGGTTCTTTGACGTACATCTCGACGAAACGGAACTGAAGGCATTACTCGCGTACCTGAATAGTCCCGTCGCAGCACGAGTGATTCAAACCCAAACGCAAACGCAGCAAGGCGGCTACGAAAAACTCAGCATTAGCGCCCTGCATGGCCTCCCGGTAATCGATCCGACCTCGCTGGCGAACCCAATCGTAACGACGCTGGCTGACTTATTCGATGAGCTGCGCGAGACTGCGAGAAATGACGGTGATTGTGAAGCGGTGTTGCATCGTCTCGATAGCGTGCTTCAACAGGTGATTTGAACTCACCCGGATATGGCTTGTCGACAAGAACTATGTTCGTTGTCGGGAAAGTAATTCTTAGAAATTAGTTTCATGCCAAACCACGTGGCGACCTACCCAACTGATGAGCAGTTGAAGCGCTGGCGGAGTGAGGCTGACGAGATGGACATGTCCTTCTCCGAATGGGTACAGGGGATGGTCGAGGCGGGGATGAAGAACTTCACCCCGACGGTTGAACGCGACGAAGACGCTCACGAACTCCGAGAACAACGAAACGACCTTCGCCAGGAACTGGAAGCCACGCGGACGCGCGTCCGGGAGCTGGAAACTGCGCTCTACCAAGGAGAACGCGAAGCGATAGCCGAGTACGTCGAAAACAACCCCGGTGTCGAGTATAGCGAGATCGTCCAGCACCTCATGAATTCGACGCCCGAACGGGTGAGTCGTCAGTTGGATGTTCTTGAGGGTGAACGGGTACAGCGCGATGGAGACACGTTCTATCCAACTGAGGGCGACGAATAGTGGTTTCGACGAAAATCGAGGAGCGGTTAGGGGTGTACAAGTCGCTGTCCGAGGTGCCGGCAGAGTATCGTCTGGAGTCGTTTGCCGCCGGTATCGATGGCCAGGACGTCTGGTCGGAGTGGAACGAGATTCACTCTGATTCGAAGTGGAAGCGTGCGGAGGCCCGTCGCGTCAAAGACCGTTGGGACGACCATCTCGATGGCACAGGCAGGCATTACGCAGCAGCGACACCGGAGGATGTCGAGTCGTTCATCGATGGGCTCCTCGACGAGGTTCAACTTGAGCGGGCGTACAAGCCGTACTGGCTGTTCCTCAAGCGGTTCTATCACTGGCTCGTGTGGCATACTGAATACCCACATCGATACAACCCGGTCCTCATGGCTTCAGCCAACTACCCGGCATGCAGGGAGGTCTGGGATCACGTCATGTCGTTCGACAGGAGGTCGTTCAAATGACAAACGAGAAACGCAGAGAGATCGCTGAGGCGTTCGAGAAAGACTTAGATCCGCTCTCGAAGTTCGAGCGGACCTTCGTCGAACACGAACTCGAACCGTTCGATGCGGCACTCGACGATCTCATCGATTACGAAACGACCCCCCAGGGTACCATCAACAACTACACGACGCCCATCAGACAGTGGAAGACCTTTATGGAACGCCAGGATCGCCACCCTGCGTGCCCATCAGAACGCCATGTCGTCGAGTTCATCACGTACCTTCGAAACGAACGCGAAAATTCGGACGCGACGATCAAACCGAAGATCCGGCATTTGAATAGCGTCTTCGAATACTGGCAGTCCGACGCGGCGTTCCCCCACGACGACGCATTCAATCCGTTTGCCAAGGAGTTACAGAAGGGATACCTGTCGCCGGAGGACGCGGACGAACCGCCGCGAGTCACGGTTCCGGAACTCCGCGACGTGCTGCAAGACGTGAATCACTGGCGAGATCGGAGCGTCATCGTGACGCAACTGAAGCTTGGTCTCCGAGCAAGCGAGCTATGTAACATCAAGCTGTCCGAGATCAATATCCGGCATCAAGAACTGCAGGATCACTACGACGAGATGGGGACGCACAGGCGAGTCCGCGACCGACCAAA
Encoded proteins:
- a CDS encoding tyrosine-type recombinase/integrase, which encodes MTNEKRREIAEAFEKDLDPLSKFERTFVEHELEPFDAALDDLIDYETTPQGTINNYTTPIRQWKTFMERQDRHPACPSERHVVEFITYLRNERENSDATIKPKIRHLNSVFEYWQSDAAFPHDDAFNPFAKELQKGYLSPEDADEPPRVTVPELRDVLQDVNHWRDRSVIVTQLKLGLRASELCNIKLSEINIRHQELQDHYDEMGTHRRVRDRPNSVYIPPDREMNKSSVPRVLPLDDELRLLLIEYLLVRPDNGKPWMFLSPTRHNQMNNSMVNEIWKDHFHPEFQFDEDDPYRSITSHFGRHRFSTLFRNERHWQEEKVQYMTGHKGSYDSDEHDSLATYVHTYYEDIKDRYLDEIYKFGLGV
- a CDS encoding Eco57I restriction-modification methylase domain-containing protein gives rise to the protein MGGDARRNEQIDAVIQQLTRDGHNIPSPFSKRELYRTAADVGIAVWKPDVKARFTDRVLDQLHYEWDPVSQSFIPAVTEELVDDIQLAASTITPSFDTELSESLRTRVEAWCDLHGFDTFETGTVQRTVARHAVLSVLLKAALYEWYQHRGDVPPLSETIQQAFRNASERTDNPAFDTFVLDDIAELADETVLASVVTHRDRLLYSNQPAADIGRIYAAVTPSEYRQSLGQFRTPPEIAEAMQSWAARGDCHLLDPGMGAGILSSSYHPRWVLNTEPAHVNGIDRSPLSLVMGATALTLSGQANKPQTSDFLDVRPDDLQRDVEGVVCNPPYTSGDALPKQYKDRINANIEESTGIEISARSPLYTYFLYHARSFLSSGDRAAFLTPDSFLTRAYGTSLKQFLLDEFSIKALVQFNPDGDSVFEDAQVTALLSFLETSATGEESLTRFIRVDESVDASTLRDAVRNGDQGETEWGTINHVPQADLADRENWAALFAPCDVDTSALTSLNELATIHRGKSTGDVNFFCLTRNDVDEYGISEEHLSRLIRQPAVVTGYDFTAEDWENLRGAGEEVWLLDPDELPKIKNCQYDFEHQVLFDPDSLPRNSDDEVLNIVSYLRESVHKSLRANVIDKRQYWYRPRRQPSPQVLVQDAGRDGFRFVLNETSARNINNFRGFFDVHLDETELKALLAYLNSPVAARVIQTQTQTQQGGYEKLSISALHGLPVIDPTSLANPIVTTLADLFDELRETARNDGDCEAVLHRLDSVLQQVI
- a CDS encoding ATP-binding protein, producing the protein MTFYDREAELDTLTDARESPGSDFIVVYGRRRVGKTELLKEFCADRPHIYFLAAQEAEHRQREKFLDQIAGHFDERVPRIDGWDEAFEYLGEQLQQEDLVIVIDEFPYLVAENDSLPSYVQGFVDQELDGTDSMLVLCGSSVSTMESEILGHESPLYGRRTAQLDVTPFSFRQAREVISYDIQDAIRSYAVTGGTPMYLTLFDYTQSLAANIRSHVLSPSAVLYNEPEFLLRTELRNPARYMSILEAVALGHTTPNEISGATGIDAGPLSKYLQTLRRLRLIERDVPVTASGKKSKRSRYRVADEFLRFWFRYVEPNRSSIEEAPEIVYDGTIQPDLPTHVATTFEDVCQEAVWEGIRRGTFDTYSEVGRWWYGEEEIDIVGLAPNEDRVLLAECKWTTDPVGEDLVESLRAKAEHVRWGPADRDERFALFSKSGFVDGLEEHLDDSWSLLSVTDIDDLLTPA